CCGATTCGTTATAAGGATATTGCCCCTTGGTATAGTTATGCTGAAAAATTTGCGGGTATCTCCGGAAATAGAGATGGTGTACCATCTTTGCCAGATGGAGATTACATGCCAGCAATGGCGATGAACATTGTTGAAAAAGACCTGGCTGAGCGTTTGAAAAAGCAATATGGTGGTCAACGTCATTTCATCATGGGTAGAACAGCCAACATTACTGTTCCGCATCATGATCGTGTAAATTGTCAATATCAAAATCAATGTTGGTTGGGTTGTAATTTTGGTGCTTATTTCAGTACGCAATCGGCAACTCTTCCTGCAGCACGTAAAACAAACAATCTAACTTTACGTCCTTTTTCTATCGTAACAAAGATTATCTACGATAAAAACACGAAAAAGGCAAAAGGTGTTGAAATTGTTGATGCTGAAACAAACCAAACGTATGAGTTTTTCGCTAAAGTAATTTTTGTTTGTGCATCTGCATTGAACTCGACTTGGGTGTTAATGAATTCAGCTACAGATGTTTGGGAAGGCGGTCTGGGTAGCAGTAGCGGTGAATTGGGCCACAATTTGATGGATCACCATTTCCGTTGTGGTGCCGGAGGTAAAATAGATGGATATTTGGATAGCTATGTATATGGTCGTAGACCAACAGGCTTGTATGTGCCACGTTTTGTAAATGTAGAAGGTGATACCAAAAAACGTGACTATGTACGTGGATTTGGTTACCAGGGTGCTGCAGGTCGTGGACGTTGGTCTGGTGCTGTTGCCGAGATGGAAGTTGGTGGTGCATGGAAAGATGCGATCTGTGAGCCAGGTGACTGGACTGTTGGTTTTACTGCTTTCGGAGAAACCTTGCCATATCACGAAAATAAAATTACACTTGACAAGAGCAAAAAAGATAAATGGGGCTTACCTGTATTATCATTTGACGCTGAGATCAAGGATAATGAATTGAAGATGCGTGGCGACATGCAAAATGAAATGAAGGAAATGTTGGAAAGCATTGGCGTAAAAGATACCTATACGTACGATAACGTATATGGTTTGGGCCAAGGTATCCACGAAATGGGAACTGCCCGCATGGGACGTGATCCAAAAACTTCGGTATTAAATGGTAACAACCAAGTTTGGGATGCATTGAATGTTTTCGTAACGGACGGTGCTTGTATGACTTCTGCAGGTTGTGTCAACCCTTCATTGACGTATATGGCACTTACTGCTCGTGCGGTTGATTTCGCAGTAAGCGAATTGAAAAAAGGTAACATCTAATAGCTAAAGATTGATAACAATGGAAAATAACTCAAATAAGACGAGTAGAAGAGGTTTTATAAAGAGCGCGGCAACAGCTGCTGCGGCTTTTATGATCGTCCCTCGCCATGTATTGGGCGGAAATGGCTTTACAGCTCCAAGTGACAAATTACAAGTAGCAGGTATTGGTGTAGGGGGTAAAGGTTTTAGTGACATCAATGCATTCCATGATTCAGGAAAAGCAGATCTTGCTTTCTTGTGTGATGTGGACGACCGTCGTGCAGCTGGTGCATTGAAACGTTACCCGAAAGCAAAGTATTACAAAGACTACCGTGAGATGTTGGATAAGGAGCACAAACGTATAGAAGCCGTTTCTGTATCAACTCCAGATCATCAACATGCGATTCAGGCACTTGCAGCTATGCAATTGGGTAAACACGTGTACGTTCAAAAACCGTTGACTCACGATGTATGGGAAGCGAGAGCATTGACGCATGCAGCTAAAAAATATAAAGTGGTTACCCAGATGGGAAATCAAGGTGCATCGAATGATGGACCACGTTTTGTACGTGAATGGTACGAAGCAGGTCTGATCGGTGATGTACATACGGTATATTGTTGGACAGATCGTCCGGTATGGCCTTCAGGTATTGCATGGCCAACAGGCAAGGCCGAAGTTCCAAAAGAATTGGATTGGGACCTTTGGTTAGGTACAGCGCCTTATAAAGAGTATGTGGATAAATTGGTGCCTTTCAACTGGCGCGGCTGGTGGGATTATGGTACTGGCGCATTGGGCGATATGGGCTGTCACTTGTTGGAAGTTCCTTTCAGTACCTTGGGATTGACTTATGTACAGGATGTACAGGCAACTGTAGGATCGGTGTATGTGGATGAATTCAAACGTGGATATTTCCCTGAAAGCTGTCCTCCATCGAGCCATGCGACATTAACATTCCCTAAAACACCACGTACCAATGGTCCGGTGACTTTACATTGGATGGATGGTGGTATTCAGCCTGCTCGCCCGGATGAATTAGGTCCAAACGAAATTTTTGGTGATGGTGGTAACGGTATCTTACTTGTAGGTACAAAAGGTAAAATCCTTGCGGATACCTACGGCCAGAATGCACGCTTGTTGCCGACTTCAAGAAAAGAGCAGGTGGCACAGAAATATGCCCGTGTACCAGGACAAGAAGGTGGACACTACGCACAATGGGTTGAAGCTTGTCAGGCTGGATACGGCAAGAAAGAAGTAAGTTCACCTTTTGAAATAGCAGGTCCGTTGACAGAAGCTTTATTAATGGCTAACCTGGCAATCAGAGGTGCTGATTTACGTATTGATGGTAAATACCCTGGACGTAACCTGAAATTGTTGTGGGATAACGATAACATGCGTGTCACCAACTTTGACAACGTCAATCAATATGTAAAACGTAATTACAGACAAGGTTGGGAAATGAAATATAATTTCTAAAATTAAGATATTTAGTAGTATGAATAGAAGAGAAGCATTACAACGAGTTGCCTTAATTTTAGGAGGTACCGTTATCGGCGCTAATTTATTTTTGGAAGGTTGTACACGCTCAGCAACCAAAGATGTGCAAGCATTATTTGAAGCGAAGACAACTGATTTATTAGGTGACTTGGCTGAAGCAATCTTACCAGCTACCGCAACTCCGGGTGCGAAAGAAGCAGGGGTAGGAAGTTTTATCCCAGTCATGGTTCGCGATTGTTATACGGAGAAGCAACAAAAGGCATTTTTAACTGGTTTTGCGAGCTTAGATGATAAGGCAAAAGAGGTGAAAGGAAAACCATTCCTGGAGCTTTCTGCGGAAGACAGAACGGCTGTTGCAGCTGCTTTGGATAAAGAAGCAAACGAGTTTAATAAAAAGCAAGCTGAAGATCAAAAGGATATTCTGGAGAAGAATAAAGAAAAACAAAATCAATTGTATAATTATGTTGAGAACGATCCACCACATTGGTTTACGATGTTCAAACAATTGACATTGACCGGTTTCTTTAACTCGGAGCTGGGTTGTACAAAAGCATTACGTTTTGTGAAGATACCGGGAAAATTTGATGGTAACCTTCCTTACAAAAAAGGCGATAAAGCATTTGCATAAACGATGCGCTATGTAAGATAAAAAGGGAGGCCCGTAGCCTCCCTTTTTTTATTGTTTCGCGTTCTTATCTTGTTTTCCCTTTTTATTTTGTTTCTATGGCCAGCGCAAAATGAATGCGCTGCTGTTTGGTCACTGTCATAAAGTAACCCTGATCTGTCGCATCACCATTAATCTCTACAGTATCATTATAGCGTAATTCACGCAGGTAATTCATCTCTAAGGATCTGATCTGATTGGTCAATACAAGCTCAATGGGCAATCTGTCCATACACCAGTCCAGGTATTTTACATTGTTGGCGTGATTGACAATATCCAGGTCAGAAAGCCTAACGCTATATTCATCAATATTTTTGACGGTCTGGGAAATATCCAATTTTGAAAATGGCTGTTGTGTTGCCGGGCGATCAGGATAGGTGGTAAAATCTTCAGTGGAAATTGCGAGTGTTTCAGAGCTCCTTTTCACGGTATTGATAATAGCCCAATAACTGGTTGCAGTAACAAAGATCTCTCCATTGACTGTAATTTCGAAATTCCGCGTTGAGCGTGCGCCCTCTAATTCTTGAACCCAAGTTTTCACCTTGACATGGTCCATCCATTTGGGCAAGCGTGCAATCTCTATGCGTATGCGGCTAAGTACCCAGGTTTGGTTATGTTTGGCCATTTCTTTAAAACCGAATCCAACAGCATTGGCATGTTCTCCCGCGGTAAGCTGCAGGATATTGGATAAATCGGAGAAACGAATACGGCCGTTAGAATAGCATTGTGTGAAATAAATTTCCCACTCTTTTTCAAAAACAGATTTTTCCATTTACATATTGTTTTGATCAAAAATAGGCAATATGAATGATTTGGGCTATAAATTCAAAATGAAATGACACTATATTTAGATATCTCGTTATAAATGCCTGTTGGGCTTGCTGGTGCCCCTCAAAGCGGAGCAGTGTGTCCAAAGTACAATCGTTTTTTTATTGTAAAATAAATGATAGTTTTCAAGGATTTAATTGATTTTTATCATGGGAATCGGTAGATTTAAATAAGCCAATGGCAGAAAGAGATAAAATAAGATTGGCTTTAAAGCGTTATAAAAGTAGCATAGCGCAAAACAATAATTTACACATTAAATGCTAGTATTATGGTTGGAGAACTAATAGCTAAAGAGGAAATTCCTCAATTTAAATTTATCCCGGCGAGTGAAGATAAGACAGCGACTTTTATGGATAAATTGAAAGGGGCACTTCGGTTGGGAAATGAGTTTAAATCCAAAACTGAAATCGCCTTTGAGACTGATTCCGGACCAAAGCGTATCGAGACCACCGTATGGTCGTTAACCGATAGATATATTCAGATAAAAAGTGGCGTGTTAATACCACTGAAATCTATTATAGCAATAGACTATTAAATAGACAAACGAAAGGCTCCTCATTTAGTTAAGGAGCCTTTCGCTTTTTAAAAATAGATGCTGATGAAAAGCGCTTCAAAATCCTGTTCCTTCATGAAGAGGACCTCTTGAAAAAAGAAATTTCTAATACGTTTCGCCTGTTAATTCTTTTAGGCGTATCTCGGATACCTTCGCATCATATTGTGCTGTATAGCTACGTGTCATTACATTGATGTAGTTTAACTGCGCTGTTCTTACTTCTAAGGTTGTGTTGGTACCGATACGGAATTTATCCATCGTGATGTTTAAATTTTCTTTTGCCAGTTCCTCATTTTTCCGTTCTACATTAGCCAGCTCCATATTGGTGATGTAGGTTTGGAATAGGGTTCTGACCTGAGCCTGGATATCTTGTTTTTGTTGCTGTATCTGTAGCTCGGAGCCTTTAATCTGAAATTTGGCAATCCGTTCGTTTCTATTTTGCAGAAATCCATTGAAAATATTAAGGGAAGCCGATACGCCGTAGGTAAGACCTCTATTTTTGTTTTCTGTCGAGAAACCGAGGGAGGAGTGGGATTCGTTCCAGTTGTACCCACTATTTAGGCCAATTTTTGGATAACGTTCGGCCTTAACTGCTTTTAAGTTGAGCTCGGCCACCCGATTGTTGATGATGGCAAGCTGAATCTGCGGATTTTGTCGATCGGCAATTTCGATCAGATTACCAAGTTTAAGATCTGTATCAAGTTTCATTTCGTCTTCAATTTGAAAATCCAGGCTCAAGTCGCGCGTCATCAGCTGATTGAGGTAAGTTTTGGTATTTTTGAAGCTTTCCTGCTGTCTGAGCAGGTTTGTCTGATCGGTATTCAAATCGACTTTTGCATTCAGGAGGTCAAGCTTGGAGCCTTTTCCGATCTCCAGGCGATTTTCGGCAAGCGTGACACGGTATCTCGATAAGGTGATGGTTGTATCTAGGGCATTTAACAGACGCTTTTGCTGCACCAGATTGTAGTAGGTTGCCATGACTTCGCTGAGCTGGGTAATCACTTGATATTTAATCTCCGCTTCCCCTTGACGTTGTATTTCTTTGAAGCGATCGCGACGGGCGAACATGCCCAATCCATCGAATATCGTCCAGTTTAGGTTGACTCCATACGACATGTTATCATTCTTTGCATTGGAAATCTGTTGTATTTGACCATCTGCTCTGACCTGTCTTGAATTCTGGATGGAGTTACTTCTATTGAACGTTCCAGTTACTGCCGGAAGCATACCAGCGCTTCCCAGACTGGTATTCTCCATATCGATATTATTGTCATTTTTAGCCAAAAGAATCTTGAAGTTATTGCTCAACGTTGTTTTTAGCGCATCTTCCAAGGTCAGTATCTCTTGTGCACGAGCTTGAAACATGATGGAGTAAAGTAATACTAGTAGGATGAAATTTCTCTTCATGTCTTTATTATTCGTAGCTTTTAATGTTATCAAATTCAGGTCTATGCTTTTTTTGTCTTGACCACATGTAATAGATTGCCGGGATAATGAACAAGGTTAGGATAAGGGAGAATATTGTACCACCAACGATAACAACCCCCATACCAATTCTACTCGTTGAAGCAGCTCCAAGTGACATGGCAATCGGTAATGCACCCAAGGCAATGGCTAGACTTGTCATTAAGATCGGTCTGAGGCGTGATTCGGCAGAGTGCATAATGGCCTCAAATTTTTCCATTCCCTCTTCGCGCATCTGGTTGGCAAACTCAACAATCAAGATACCGTTTTTGGTCACGAGACCGATAAGCATAATGGTTCCAATTTGGCTGAATATATTCCAGGTTTGATCAAATAACCATAGACTTATCAGTGCTCCGGCAACGGCCGTGGGGACCGTAAGGATAATGATAAATGGGTCGAGGAAGCTTTCAAATTGAGCTGCTAAGATCAGGTAGATAAGCAACAAAGCAAGCCCAAAGGCAAATAGTGTATTGGAACTACTTTCAACGAAGTCACGTGATTCGCCGCTGAGGTCGGTGGTGAAACTTTGATCGAGTACCTTTTCTTTTATGCGATCCATTGCTGCGATTCCGTCGCTCATACTCATGCCTGGCGCCAAACCGGCTGAAACTGTAGCCGACATGTAACGGTTATTGTGGTAGAGTTGAGGAGGGCTGCTTTCTTCCTTGACGCTTACAACGTTGTCTAACTGGATAAGCTGTCCGAGGTTATTACGCACGTAAATTGACGCAAGGTCCGTAGGTGTGGCTCTACGGTCGTTTTCAACCTGGCCTATGACCTGATATTGTTTTCCATCACGCATAAAATAAGCGAAACGCTGGCCGCTTAGTAATAATTGGAGGGACTGCGAAACGTCAAGTACGGAGACGCCCAGACTGAGGGCTTTCAGACGATCAATTTCGACATGCAGTTCGGGTTTGTTGAACTTCAAGTTGATGTCCGTTGTGGAGAATGCCGGATCGCTATTGACCTCATTCATAAATTCGGGTATCTTTTCCTGAAGTTTTTCAAAATTTTGTGCCTGGATAATGTACTGAACAGGTAATCCACCTCTGCGATTCATGGATATCGTTGGTGTTTGCGAAACATTGACGCGGACACCATCGTATTTTTTTGTCCATTTGGTCAGTTCTTTTGCAATATCATCCTGAGACTTTTTACGTTCACTGGGATCTACCAGTGTCATCCGTATACGTCCGGAGTTGACTGAGCTTGCGCCGAAACCCGGAGAAGTAATGTTTAAACTGATTTTGTTCTCAGGAATGGAATCGTAGACCAATTTGTCCAATTCCTGCATGTATCGGTCCATGTATTCATAAGTGGCACCTTCAGGGCCCGTCACATTGACAGAAATGCTGCTTCTGTCATCATAGGGCGCCGTTTCTTTTTTAATGGAGGAGAAAAGGATGCCAATAATCACAAAACATAGGATCAGAATTGGAAAGCTTATCCATTTGAATTTCATGAATTTTTCCAGCGCATTGGCATAACCTTTATTCATTTTGACGAACATGGGTTCTGTCCAATCGTAAAATTTCGTCTTCTTGTGTCCACCGCCTTTGATCAGATAGGCGTTGAGCATCGGCGTGAGGGTGAGGGAAACAAATGCGGAAACCAATACGGCCGAGGCGATGACGACACCAAACTCCCGGAAAAGCCGTCCCACAAAGCCCTGAAGAAATATAACGGGTAAGAATACGGCTGCAAGTGTGATTGAAATGGAAATAACAGCGAAGAATATTTCCTTAGACCCTTTCAGGGCCGCCTCAATAGGCGACATTCCCTCTTCAACTTTCTTGAAGATATTTTCGGTAACCACGATACCGTCGTCGACAACAAGCCCTGTCGCGAGTACAATAGCGAGCAGCGTCAGTACATTGATGGAAAAACCAAAAATATACATAATAAAGAATGTCGCGATCAAAGACACGGGAATATCCAGAAGAGGTCGTAGGGCTATGCCCCAGTCGCGGAAGAAAAAATAGATAATCAAGGTGACCAGAATGATCGAAATCAGGAGTGTCTCGGCAACTTCCTCAACAGATTTTTTAATGAATGTCGTATTATCAGAAGCGATGTTGAGTATAATATCCTGCGGCAGATCTTCTTTGATCTGATCGAGCATTTTATAGAAATTGTTGGCAATATCGAGGTAATTTGTTCCCGGTTGCGGAATAATGGCAATACCGACCAGCTGTTTACCATTACTGACCATTTTTGTTTCGAGATTTTCAGCATCTATTTCTGCCCGGCCAATGTCGATGAATTTAACAATGCGGCTGCTGTCGGCTTTTAGAATGATATCATTGAATTGCTCGGGTGTGGAAAGATTTCCTACTGTTTTTACGGTAAGCTCAGTGGTGTTGCCGACAATCTTTCCAGAAGGCAATTCAACGTTTTGATTATTCAATGCCGTACGAATATCCGAAGCGGTGATACCATAGGCGGCCATACGGTCGGGGTTGAGCCACAGACGCATGGCATAGCGTTTTTGACCATAGATCTGTGTGCTGCTGACACCGGGGATGGTTTGCAACCTTTCGGAAATCACATTTTCGGCGTAGTCGCTCAGCGAAAGTTTATCGCGCGTCTCACTTTGCAGTGTCAATGTAATAATCGGATCGGAGTCCGCATCGGCTTTGGATACCACCGGCGGGGCATCAATATCCTGTGGCAGGCTTCGCACGGCTTGGGATACTTTATCCCGGACATCATTTGCGGCTTCCTCAAGGTTCTTTTTTAAATCAAACTCAATGGTGATATTACTGGATCCCTGATTGCTCGAAGAAGAGATGTTGCGGATACCATCGATCGAGTTTATGGCCTTTTCTAGCGGCTCGGTAATCTGAGATTCAATGATATCTGGATTGGCGCCGGCATAATTTGTTCTGACGGAAACAATCGCTGGGTCAATAGAGGGGTATTCGCGTACGCCAAGAAAACTAAAACCAATATAGCCAAACAATATGATGGTAATATTGACGACAATAGTTAAAACAGGGCGTTTAATAAAAACTGCAGATAAATTCATGTACAACTAGTTAGCTAATGATACCTTAACTTTTGCTCCATCTTTTAAAGACAGAACGCCCGTGGTTAAAACGGTGTCACCGGCACTGATGCCAGATAGAATGACGATGTCTTTGTCGGTACGCGCACCTGTTTCAACCTTCACTTCCTTGGCAAGGCCATGCTGTAATACAAAGACCTTTTTCCCGTCCTGTACGGGAACAATGGCTTCTGTTGGAATGGATATCGCATCGTTTTCCACTTCAATCGGCACAATCACATTGACAAAGGATCCGACTTTCAATTTGCCCTGATCGTTCGTTGCTCTGGCGCGGACGGTGAGTGTTCTGGTGTTAAGTGATACTTGCGGTTCAACGGCGTAAATGTTTGCTTTTATGACGGTTGGGTCGTTGGCTACGCTGAACTCAATGGGCATGTTTATTTTAACAATATTGCTGTATTTTTCAGGAACTGCAAAAGTAATTTTGACAAGATTGTCCTTCACTAAGTTCGTAATCAGGGTACTGGATGAGACAATGGCACCTACGGAAATATTCCGAAGTCCAATCATGCCACTAAAAGGGGCGCGGATGGTTGTTTTAGATATTTGTGCCTGAATCAACTGGATCTGTGCTAAGGAGGTTTTTAAGGCTGCACTGGCTATATCAAACTCTTCCTGACTGATTGCTCCTTTTTGCAATAGCAGTTTGGCTCGACGTTCATTTTCGGCATTCAGCTGGTTTGTTGTTTGTGCTTGTCTTAATTGCGCCTGAAGTTCAATATCATCAATCTTGATCAAGGGTTCGCCCTGTTTGATGCGCTGCCCTTCGGAGAAATAGATTTTGGTGATTCGACCACTTACTTCACTTCTGATTTCAACCTGCTCTTCTGCGTCAATGCTTCCCGAGAGATTAATGGATCTATCGGCGACGGAAGATTTGGCAATGATAGCCTGTGCGGGGACTGGCATATCTTTTTTCCCATTGGGCTTATCAGCTTCTTTTTTGTCTTTTTTAGCATTTATCAGAAAGTATCCACCTCCGAACACAGCACAAGCCAAAAGGAGGTAAATGATCGATTTTTTATTCATACGGATATAGTCTCTTATGTACTTTTTACATTTAACGGGTAAATATAGGTTTATTATTATGCCAATATCAGTTGTCAAAAGGATTTTACAATACGACCAAAACTTTGCAAATGAACATCGAAATGGACGTAGCGGGAACGATTGGAAATAAAAAAAGCCAGAAATAAGTTTCTAGCTTTATTGTTAACTATTTTTTTGATTTTGTTTTTTGTGCCACTTCTGTTGAAGTCTCATTTTTTACTTTTGGCTTAATGTCTGATTTCGATAGATGTGGTCTTCTTTTTCCAAAAGAGCCATTTGATATTTTTCCTCTTCTGGTTTTGATATCACCTTTTCCCATAGCGTAAAATATTTTGGTTTTAACAAATTATATTGATTACCTAAATATAACACTTTCTTTTCGGATGTTCAACCTGTTCATTATTAAATAATTGGAAAAATACGTTTTTGAATAGCTACATTGAAGTTTTGGTTAATCGTGTCGAAAAATAAATTATTGATGGGCCTGTTTTCGGCGACTAAATAGGGGATTTCCAATATTTTGTTCTTTAACTTGATACGGTAGTAGCCGTATAATAAACCTTTGGTCGTTTGAATTGATTCTATTTTCTGAACGGCTTCTATGTCCTTAAAAATGTTAAAAGCATAATTTTCTCCTTTTAGCTGTTCAATAAAAACCGCATTGGTTTTCGCATTGTACCAGATTTGTTGGCTTTTGAGCTTACTAAAGTGGTTGTTGAACAGAAAGAGATAGCCCAACAAGAAAAAGGCAATCGGAAGCAAGAACAGGACAATTTTTATCTTCATGAACAGCAAAACGGTGATCAAAATGAGGATAACCCCCATAACAGCATTGGAAACGCTCTTCTTTAGATTTGCCTGGATGACTGGCGTTGAAGCTTCAATCAACTGAAAACCTGATTTTAAATTTCTGGACATATCCTCGGTAAACCCAAATAGATTGAATTTTTTGCGTATCATCAGATAAGCAATAAGAACAATAAGCCCAATGATCAAAAACCGCATATTTTTCTTCTAGTATTGTTCGTCTTCGTTCGGGTATTGTACCGCTTTTACTTCGGCCACATAATTTGCTACTGCTGTTGTGATTTGTTCGTGCAAATTAGCGAAATGACGCATAAATTTTGGTTTGAAATCAGCATTCATTCCAAGCATATCGTTAATCACAAGGACTTGTCCATCGCAATCCGGCCCGGCCCCAATACCAACAGTTGGAATCACCAATTTTTCGGTTACTGTTTTAGCTAATTTTGCTGGTATCTTTTCCAGAACAATTGCAAAACAGCCCGCCTCCTGCAAAGCGAGTGTATCTTCGATAAGTTTAGCGGCTTCTTGTTCTTCTTTTGCC
The DNA window shown above is from Sphingobacterium thalpophilum and carries:
- a CDS encoding acyl-ACP thioesterase domain-containing protein, which encodes MEKSVFEKEWEIYFTQCYSNGRIRFSDLSNILQLTAGEHANAVGFGFKEMAKHNQTWVLSRIRIEIARLPKWMDHVKVKTWVQELEGARSTRNFEITVNGEIFVTATSYWAIINTVKRSSETLAISTEDFTTYPDRPATQQPFSKLDISQTVKNIDEYSVRLSDLDIVNHANNVKYLDWCMDRLPIELVLTNQIRSLEMNYLRELRYNDTVEINGDATDQGYFMTVTKQQRIHFALAIETK
- a CDS encoding efflux RND transporter periplasmic adaptor subunit — its product is MNKKSIIYLLLACAVFGGGYFLINAKKDKKEADKPNGKKDMPVPAQAIIAKSSVADRSINLSGSIDAEEQVEIRSEVSGRITKIYFSEGQRIKQGEPLIKIDDIELQAQLRQAQTTNQLNAENERRAKLLLQKGAISQEEFDIASAALKTSLAQIQLIQAQISKTTIRAPFSGMIGLRNISVGAIVSSSTLITNLVKDNLVKITFAVPEKYSNIVKINMPIEFSVANDPTVIKANIYAVEPQVSLNTRTLTVRARATNDQGKLKVGSFVNVIVPIEVENDAISIPTEAIVPVQDGKKVFVLQHGLAKEVKVETGARTDKDIVILSGISAGDTVLTTGVLSLKDGAKVKVSLAN
- a CDS encoding gluconate 2-dehydrogenase subunit 3 family protein — translated: MNRREALQRVALILGGTVIGANLFLEGCTRSATKDVQALFEAKTTDLLGDLAEAILPATATPGAKEAGVGSFIPVMVRDCYTEKQQKAFLTGFASLDDKAKEVKGKPFLELSAEDRTAVAAALDKEANEFNKKQAEDQKDILEKNKEKQNQLYNYVENDPPHWFTMFKQLTLTGFFNSELGCTKALRFVKIPGKFDGNLPYKKGDKAFA
- a CDS encoding 30S ribosomal protein THX — translated: MGKGDIKTRRGKISNGSFGKRRPHLSKSDIKPKVKNETSTEVAQKTKSKK
- a CDS encoding Gfo/Idh/MocA family protein, which gives rise to MENNSNKTSRRGFIKSAATAAAAFMIVPRHVLGGNGFTAPSDKLQVAGIGVGGKGFSDINAFHDSGKADLAFLCDVDDRRAAGALKRYPKAKYYKDYREMLDKEHKRIEAVSVSTPDHQHAIQALAAMQLGKHVYVQKPLTHDVWEARALTHAAKKYKVVTQMGNQGASNDGPRFVREWYEAGLIGDVHTVYCWTDRPVWPSGIAWPTGKAEVPKELDWDLWLGTAPYKEYVDKLVPFNWRGWWDYGTGALGDMGCHLLEVPFSTLGLTYVQDVQATVGSVYVDEFKRGYFPESCPPSSHATLTFPKTPRTNGPVTLHWMDGGIQPARPDELGPNEIFGDGGNGILLVGTKGKILADTYGQNARLLPTSRKEQVAQKYARVPGQEGGHYAQWVEACQAGYGKKEVSSPFEIAGPLTEALLMANLAIRGADLRIDGKYPGRNLKLLWDNDNMRVTNFDNVNQYVKRNYRQGWEMKYNF
- a CDS encoding efflux RND transporter permease subunit, with product MNLSAVFIKRPVLTIVVNITIILFGYIGFSFLGVREYPSIDPAIVSVRTNYAGANPDIIESQITEPLEKAINSIDGIRNISSSSNQGSSNITIEFDLKKNLEEAANDVRDKVSQAVRSLPQDIDAPPVVSKADADSDPIITLTLQSETRDKLSLSDYAENVISERLQTIPGVSSTQIYGQKRYAMRLWLNPDRMAAYGITASDIRTALNNQNVELPSGKIVGNTTELTVKTVGNLSTPEQFNDIILKADSSRIVKFIDIGRAEIDAENLETKMVSNGKQLVGIAIIPQPGTNYLDIANNFYKMLDQIKEDLPQDIILNIASDNTTFIKKSVEEVAETLLISIILVTLIIYFFFRDWGIALRPLLDIPVSLIATFFIMYIFGFSINVLTLLAIVLATGLVVDDGIVVTENIFKKVEEGMSPIEAALKGSKEIFFAVISISITLAAVFLPVIFLQGFVGRLFREFGVVIASAVLVSAFVSLTLTPMLNAYLIKGGGHKKTKFYDWTEPMFVKMNKGYANALEKFMKFKWISFPILILCFVIIGILFSSIKKETAPYDDRSSISVNVTGPEGATYEYMDRYMQELDKLVYDSIPENKISLNITSPGFGASSVNSGRIRMTLVDPSERKKSQDDIAKELTKWTKKYDGVRVNVSQTPTISMNRRGGLPVQYIIQAQNFEKLQEKIPEFMNEVNSDPAFSTTDINLKFNKPELHVEIDRLKALSLGVSVLDVSQSLQLLLSGQRFAYFMRDGKQYQVIGQVENDRRATPTDLASIYVRNNLGQLIQLDNVVSVKEESSPPQLYHNNRYMSATVSAGLAPGMSMSDGIAAMDRIKEKVLDQSFTTDLSGESRDFVESSSNTLFAFGLALLLIYLILAAQFESFLDPFIIILTVPTAVAGALISLWLFDQTWNIFSQIGTIMLIGLVTKNGILIVEFANQMREEGMEKFEAIMHSAESRLRPILMTSLAIALGALPIAMSLGAASTSRIGMGVVIVGGTIFSLILTLFIIPAIYYMWSRQKKHRPEFDNIKSYE
- a CDS encoding TolC family protein, with the protein product MKRNFILLVLLYSIMFQARAQEILTLEDALKTTLSNNFKILLAKNDNNIDMENTSLGSAGMLPAVTGTFNRSNSIQNSRQVRADGQIQQISNAKNDNMSYGVNLNWTIFDGLGMFARRDRFKEIQRQGEAEIKYQVITQLSEVMATYYNLVQQKRLLNALDTTITLSRYRVTLAENRLEIGKGSKLDLLNAKVDLNTDQTNLLRQQESFKNTKTYLNQLMTRDLSLDFQIEDEMKLDTDLKLGNLIEIADRQNPQIQLAIINNRVAELNLKAVKAERYPKIGLNSGYNWNESHSSLGFSTENKNRGLTYGVSASLNIFNGFLQNRNERIAKFQIKGSELQIQQQKQDIQAQVRTLFQTYITNMELANVERKNEELAKENLNITMDKFRIGTNTTLEVRTAQLNYINVMTRSYTAQYDAKVSEIRLKELTGETY
- a CDS encoding GMC oxidoreductase encodes the protein MATNTYDAIVIGSGISGGWAAKELTEKGLKTIMLERGRNIEHIKDYTAPNKNPWEWPHAGGRTQKMIEEYPVLRRDYPLNEKNLDFWVNEKESPYTEVKRFDWYRGYHVGGRSLMWGRQSYRLGDLDFEANLKDGHGVDWPIRYKDIAPWYSYAEKFAGISGNRDGVPSLPDGDYMPAMAMNIVEKDLAERLKKQYGGQRHFIMGRTANITVPHHDRVNCQYQNQCWLGCNFGAYFSTQSATLPAARKTNNLTLRPFSIVTKIIYDKNTKKAKGVEIVDAETNQTYEFFAKVIFVCASALNSTWVLMNSATDVWEGGLGSSSGELGHNLMDHHFRCGAGGKIDGYLDSYVYGRRPTGLYVPRFVNVEGDTKKRDYVRGFGYQGAAGRGRWSGAVAEMEVGGAWKDAICEPGDWTVGFTAFGETLPYHENKITLDKSKKDKWGLPVLSFDAEIKDNELKMRGDMQNEMKEMLESIGVKDTYTYDNVYGLGQGIHEMGTARMGRDPKTSVLNGNNQVWDALNVFVTDGACMTSAGCVNPSLTYMALTARAVDFAVSELKKGNI